CAAACCGAATTCCTTCCTGTTCTGCTCGAACGATACGAGCACGGGCTGTCCGGAGAGCCTGGACTTGAGCAACGCCTGCTCATCCGCGCCGGACGTGAGCGGAAGCGCGACCTGGCCGCCTTCTGCCGCGCTCCGCTGCATCGCGAGCATGATCTCCGCGCCGAGGCAGGCGTGCCCGAAGTTGCACGAGTGCACCTTCGCATCGTCATCAAGCCAGTCGGCCATTTCCTGGATGTAAGGCGGCATGTCGTTCTCGTAGTTCATCACGCCCTCGCCGCTTTCGGCGCCGCGGCTCTTCGTCACCGCGCGCCAGCCGCCGTTGGTCAGCACCTCGACGAAGCCCTCGGTGCCTTGCGCGCCCATGCGGTTCTTGCCCCACCAGCGGGGCACGTCGGGCTGGTCGGGCGCTCCCGCGCCGCATTCGTAGATGCCGCGCACGCCGTTGGCAAACTGCACGAAGCCCGCGATGTAATCGGGCGAGGGATGGTTGTCCGCGAGTTTGTGGCGGCCCGCGGCCTGCGCCATGACCCATGTGGCGGGCGTGTAGGTGTTGAACCAGCACGTGTAATCAATCAAATGCGAGAGCATGTGGACCATCCAGCCGGTCGCCGCGCCATAAACGGTGTGGACGCGGCCGAGTGCGCCGCTGGCGGCGATTTCCATCGCCTTGCGATAGTGCGCGCCGTAACGGTGCTGATGGCTGACGACAGCCTTCACGCCCGCGCCGCGGATGAGGTCGCGCACGGTGAACAACTCGGCGCTCGTGAGCGTGACGGGCTTCTCGAATGCGATGAGTTTCGCGCCCGCGTCGATGCCCGCGCGGATCATCGGCGCGCGGAGGTTCGGGAGCGTGCAAAAGCAGAACACGTCGGGCCGCACCTCGCGGGCGAGCGCGGCGGCATCGTTGCCCTTGGCTGGGTTGCCGAGCTTGGGCGCGGCGGCTTCGAGCCGGGCTGCGTCGATGTCGCAGATGCCGACGACCTGAAAGCGCGGGTTGGCGTTGAAAGTGGTGGCGTGGTGCATGCCGCGCTTGCCCATGCCGGCGACGAGGACGCGATAGGGGTTGCTCATTTTTCTTGTCCGTTTAGCCCTGGGCTTCGTCCCACTCGACGACCTTCGCGATGACGAAGTCCACCTCGTCCGCGGTGAGCTCGGGGAACATCGGCAGCGAGATGCAGCTCGCGGCGTTGCGCTCGGCGTTCGCCACGGAGCCGACGATGCGCGCGCCCTTGCCCCACGGATAGCCCGCCTGCTGGTGGATCGGGATGGAGTAATGCGTCTTGGCGTCCACGCCCGCGTCGTTGAGGAATTTCAGGAAGCCATCGCGCCTGGCCGCGTCGTTCGTCTCAATGACGTAGAGGTGGAACACGTGCCGGTAGCCGGGCAGTTCAACCGGCAGCGTGAAATGCTTCGCGCCCTGCAAACCCGCGGTGTAGCGCGCGGCCCACTTGCGGCGGTTGTCGTTCCACGCGTCGATGTGCTTGAGCTTCGCACTGAGCACGCCGGCGTGCAGGTCGTCGAGCCGGCTGTTGAAGCCGTAGCTGTGCACGTTGCGCGCATTCGAGCCGTGGTTGCGGAGCTTGCGGACCGTGGCGTCCACGGCGGCGTTGTTCGTGGTGAGCGCGCCTCCGTCGCCGAACGTGCCGAGGTTTTTCTGGATGATGAAGCTCGTGGTCGCCACATCGCTGAGTGCGCCGACCTTGAAGCCCGGCCCGCTGGAGCCGATGCCCTGCGCGTTGTCCTCGATCAGCTTCAACCCGTGTTTGTCGGCGATTTTCTTGATCGCGTTCATGTCCGCGCACTGGCCGTAGAGGTGGACCGGGATGATGGCCTTGGTCTTGGGCGTGATGGCGGCCGCGATCTTCGCGGGGTCGATGCACTTGGTGCGCGGGTCGCAATCCACGAAGACCGCGGTGGCGCCGGCGATCCAGATCGCCTCGGCCGTCGCAAAAAACGTGTTCGGATGCGTGATGACTTCGTCGCCGGGTCCGATGCCCAGCGCCATCAGCGCGAGCCAGATGGCGTCGGTGCCGTTGCCGAGGCCGACGGCGAACTTGGTGCCGTGATACGCGGCGAGTTCGGCCTCGAACTGCTTGAGCATCGGGCCCTGCACGTAATTCGCGCTGAGCAGCACCCGCTCGATGTTGGCATCGATCTCCGCCTTGATGTTGTGGTATTGACGGACATGTCCGTAGAATTCGACTTTCATGGTGGCGCGATAGGTAGCCGCAGGCGCTCGCGACTGACAAGGACTTTCCTCGGGAAAGGCTTGATTCGCGCGCGCGGGCGAACCGAAATTCCCGCGTGAACCACGGCGAAGCCATCGCGATGCACTACGCGACGCGCCAGCCAGTCCGGCTTGCGTGGTCGGACGGCGTCGTCACGGCGCTCGAACCCGCGCGCAAGGCGCCCGAGGATGCGTGGCTCGCGCCCGCGCTCTTCGACCCGCAGGTGAACGGCTACGGCGGCGTGGATTTCCAGCGGGACCAACTCACCGACGACGAGTTGCTCGCGGCGACGCGGCGGCTTCGGCGCGACGGGTGCGCGCGAGTTCTTTACACGCTCATCACCGACGAATGGCCGCGGATCCTTGCGCGCGTGAGGCACGTGCGCGATCGGCGCGCGCGGAACGCCGAGTTGCGCCACGCCATCGCGGGCTTCCACATCGAAGGACCGTTTCTCTCGGCCGTGCCGGGCTTCAAGGGCGCTCACAATGCGGACGTGATGCGCGACGCGACACCGCGTGACATCGAGGAACTCCGCGCAGCCGCCGGCGACGACCCGGTGCTGCTCACGCTCGCCGCGGAGCGCACGGGTGCGCTCGATGCCATCCAGGCCGCGGTGTCGCTCGGAATCAAAGTCAGCCTCGGCCACACGAACGCCTCCGCTGAGACCATGGAGCGCGCGGTCCGCGCCGGCGCGACGGCCTTCACCCATCTCGGCAACGCGCTGCCGCAACAGCTCGACCGGCACGACAACGTGATCTGGCGCGTCGCGGACACGCCGGGGCTTGTCGCGGGAATCATTCCGGATACGATCCACGTTTCACCGCTGCTCTTCCGCCTGCTGCACCGCGCGCTGCCACCGGCACGCATCTACTACACGACCGACGCGATGTCCGCCGCGGGCGCGCCCCCGGGTCGTTACACGATCGGCTCGCTGGAACTCGAAGTCGGCGCGGACCAGATCGTGCGCCTGCCGGGCAAGACAAACTTCGCGGGCTCCGCGCTCAAGCCGATCGAGGGCGTGTTCCGCGCGGCGCAGATGCTCGGGCGGTCGTGGCGCGACGTGTGGGATCACTTTTCAGTCCGCGCGGCGAAGTTGATGAGTCTCGGGGAACCGCTCGCGCCGGGCCAGCCCGCGGATTTCTGCGTCTTGCGACTGGAGGACAACGGCCCGTTGAAGTCGATCGAGACAATCGTCCGCGGCGAGCGCACCGCGGACGTTCCGAAGTAAGCGCGCGGTGGCGGCGAGTTCCCGGTGGACACGGGTGCGCGCACTTTGAACCTTGAACCCGCCCCCGCCGCGTCCCTATCTTCAAACCATGAAACGATTGCTTTGCGCCGTGTCGATTGTCGCGCATCTCGGCCCGTGGACGCCCGCCGCGCTCGCGCAGGACGCCGTTGTCGAGGAGCGAATGCGCCGGCTCGAGAAGAGCGTCGAAGATTTGCAGGCCTCGAACTTCAAGCTTCGACAGGACATCACCGCCCTTAATGCGCGGCTGGAAAAGGTCATCGAAGCCGCCGAACTCACCGCGCGCCGCGCCGGCAACAACGAGGACGTGTTGAAGCTCGCCCAACAACTCAAGGAACTCGACCA
This sequence is a window from Verrucomicrobiota bacterium. Protein-coding genes within it:
- a CDS encoding Gfo/Idh/MocA family oxidoreductase, with protein sequence MSNPYRVLVAGMGKRGMHHATTFNANPRFQVVGICDIDAARLEAAAPKLGNPAKGNDAAALAREVRPDVFCFCTLPNLRAPMIRAGIDAGAKLIAFEKPVTLTSAELFTVRDLIRGAGVKAVVSHQHRYGAHYRKAMEIAASGALGRVHTVYGAATGWMVHMLSHLIDYTCWFNTYTPATWVMAQAAGRHKLADNHPSPDYIAGFVQFANGVRGIYECGAGAPDQPDVPRWWGKNRMGAQGTEGFVEVLTNGGWRAVTKSRGAESGEGVMNYENDMPPYIQEMADWLDDDAKVHSCNFGHACLGAEIMLAMQRSAAEGGQVALPLTSGADEQALLKSRLSGQPVLVSFEQNRKEFGLP
- a CDS encoding DegT/DnrJ/EryC1/StrS family aminotransferase, encoding MKVEFYGHVRQYHNIKAEIDANIERVLLSANYVQGPMLKQFEAELAAYHGTKFAVGLGNGTDAIWLALMALGIGPGDEVITHPNTFFATAEAIWIAGATAVFVDCDPRTKCIDPAKIAAAITPKTKAIIPVHLYGQCADMNAIKKIADKHGLKLIEDNAQGIGSSGPGFKVGALSDVATTSFIIQKNLGTFGDGGALTTNNAAVDATVRKLRNHGSNARNVHSYGFNSRLDDLHAGVLSAKLKHIDAWNDNRRKWAARYTAGLQGAKHFTLPVELPGYRHVFHLYVIETNDAARRDGFLKFLNDAGVDAKTHYSIPIHQQAGYPWGKGARIVGSVANAERNAASCISLPMFPELTADEVDFVIAKVVEWDEAQG